One part of the Paenibacillus silvisoli genome encodes these proteins:
- a CDS encoding chitobiase/beta-hexosaminidase C-terminal domain-containing protein, whose product MSYGNSSQQIMKQFADMLEQVRNTRNIPLLQDQVNRIDAAVTSVQGMQSQVNRIDSTVSSVQVQVNSVADSVSAMQSQVSRIDSSVASLIGTGTAPDTTAPTPTVVSSSNVTENAVTLSWTASTDNVGVTGYDVYQGVTKLATVTGTQYTVTGLSASTEYTFQVLAKDAAGNISTSSNIVTITTSDPVVSPTPDPSALTVTLTESSEAFRSPMMGFRPWHNFADTTFDDHEYGAVYRHIIGYRDLEVNATDTVQKIKDWCNTYWATIPAKNIKVSPIVVMWWPGAADYFPNGISHTTNVEAWQPDNTNTINRIVAMIAKLGEAWDNDPRVAFIQLGLYGKWGEHHVSPDKLSDGQDHIPLSFQTAMGNAAVAAFKNKKVTIRYPHNTFTAFDFGCYWDSFALPNDASSGNGIISKNNWRTQFNVGEVAYNWGDQSNLGGSPDANLSIASNVNYTIDWIMRTHTSSLTWISQYTASNTAVAAGAKAMQKVLGYRFVLSEVTFTSNVTSGGTMNVSFKVTNKGSSPFYYDWPVEACLLNSGGTVAWRGIFQTDIRQWLPGDSWNSTTDQYSVPPAVHTVSGDFTIPGTVTNGTYTLALTILDPFGWTPSVRFANTNYYTGGRTPVGKVGIGGTPANQTLNAFALLKSDNTLGYSLTASTYPGSIADGGTAPGADTTPPTVSALPAAGTYTSTQSVVLSANESATIYYTLDGTAPTTASAVYSAPISVGATTTLRYFGRDTAGNESTVQSAVYTINAPALFSDDFNRTASNTTLGVAWTPVGTNPWGTTGTEAYNVNDVDGSIITASTSGATNYSVTHVAKGCIATGVDSRRFNLIARFIDSQNFIYVSMVGGSMTLYKYDGGTGSALGSYVSQTTTNDVYYTIKAECNGGNIKVYVNDVLKIDYTMTAAEITKFSGSARVGWRYNKSGTPTTNARVDNILVSPL is encoded by the coding sequence CCGTGTCTGCTATGCAATCGCAAGTGAGCCGCATTGATTCTTCCGTCGCTTCACTTATCGGTACAGGTACAGCGCCCGATACGACAGCGCCGACTCCGACAGTCGTTAGTTCGTCCAATGTAACTGAAAATGCAGTTACTTTATCCTGGACAGCATCGACCGATAACGTTGGGGTAACTGGATACGATGTCTACCAAGGTGTAACTAAATTGGCTACGGTTACAGGAACGCAATATACCGTAACAGGATTAAGCGCGAGCACCGAATATACATTTCAAGTCCTCGCGAAAGATGCGGCAGGGAATATTTCCACATCTAGCAATATTGTGACAATCACAACAAGTGACCCTGTCGTTTCTCCTACTCCTGACCCGTCAGCCCTTACAGTCACATTAACTGAATCATCAGAAGCGTTTCGAAGCCCGATGATGGGTTTCAGACCGTGGCATAACTTTGCCGATACTACTTTCGACGATCATGAGTACGGCGCAGTTTACAGGCACATAATCGGGTACAGGGACTTGGAAGTCAACGCAACTGACACGGTTCAAAAAATTAAGGATTGGTGCAATACGTACTGGGCAACTATTCCCGCTAAAAACATCAAAGTGTCTCCCATAGTAGTGATGTGGTGGCCTGGAGCCGCCGATTACTTCCCGAATGGCATATCACATACGACTAATGTGGAAGCATGGCAACCCGACAACACGAACACCATAAACCGCATTGTCGCGATGATCGCGAAGCTTGGTGAAGCATGGGACAATGACCCTCGCGTCGCCTTCATACAGCTAGGTTTATACGGTAAATGGGGCGAGCATCATGTTTCTCCAGATAAACTGTCCGATGGACAAGATCATATCCCCCTTAGCTTTCAGACGGCTATGGGTAATGCGGCTGTAGCGGCATTTAAGAATAAAAAAGTAACAATCCGCTACCCACATAATACGTTTACAGCTTTTGACTTCGGTTGTTATTGGGATAGCTTTGCTTTACCAAATGATGCTTCAAGCGGTAATGGGATAATTTCAAAGAACAACTGGCGGACACAATTTAATGTTGGCGAAGTCGCTTATAATTGGGGCGATCAGTCGAATTTAGGTGGTTCACCGGATGCAAACCTAAGTATTGCATCGAATGTGAATTACACGATTGATTGGATTATGCGAACGCATACGTCGAGTTTAACGTGGATTTCACAATATACAGCAAGCAATACAGCTGTAGCGGCTGGAGCAAAAGCTATGCAGAAGGTACTTGGCTATCGCTTTGTATTAAGTGAAGTTACTTTCACAAGCAACGTCACTTCGGGCGGTACAATGAATGTCTCGTTTAAAGTTACCAACAAAGGTTCGTCACCGTTTTATTACGACTGGCCTGTAGAGGCGTGCCTGCTGAACAGCGGCGGGACTGTCGCTTGGAGAGGCATATTTCAAACGGATATTCGTCAATGGCTACCCGGAGATAGTTGGAACAGCACTACCGATCAATATTCGGTACCTCCCGCTGTGCATACAGTATCGGGTGATTTCACAATTCCAGGTACTGTCACGAACGGGACGTATACGCTGGCGCTGACTATTCTCGACCCGTTTGGCTGGACACCAAGTGTGCGATTCGCGAACACCAACTATTACACAGGCGGCAGAACGCCTGTCGGTAAGGTCGGTATTGGCGGCACTCCTGCCAATCAAACACTCAATGCATTTGCATTGTTGAAGTCAGACAATACGCTTGGCTACAGTTTGACGGCGAGTACGTATCCGGGCTCGATAGCAGATGGGGGTACAGCTCCGGGAGCTGATACGACGCCGCCGACTGTGTCCGCACTTCCAGCCGCAGGAACATATACGTCAACACAGAGCGTCGTGCTATCAGCCAATGAATCAGCGACGATCTACTACACGCTGGACGGTACAGCGCCTACAACGGCGAGTGCGGTCTACAGTGCGCCGATTTCCGTAGGGGCTACAACTACCCTCCGTTACTTTGGGCGTGATACAGCGGGTAACGAAAGCACAGTACAAAGCGCGGTGTACACCATTAATGCGCCTGCTTTGTTCTCGGATGACTTTAACCGTACAGCTTCCAATACAACGCTGGGCGTAGCTTGGACGCCAGTAGGAACGAATCCTTGGGGAACAACGGGTACTGAAGCGTACAACGTAAATGATGTAGATGGCTCCATCATAACCGCAAGCACAAGCGGCGCTACGAACTATTCAGTCACGCATGTGGCGAAAGGGTGTATCGCGACAGGTGTTGACTCGCGCCGGTTCAATCTGATTGCTCGATTCATTGATAGCCAAAACTTCATCTACGTTAGTATGGTCGGCGGCAGCATGACGCTTTACAAATATGACGGCGGCACAGGCTCGGCGCTTGGTTCATATGTCTCGCAAACGACAACCAATGACGTGTACTACACAATTAAAGCGGAGTGTAATGGCGGCAACATCAAGGTATACGTCAATGACGTATTGAAGATTGATTACACCATGACTGCCGCTGAGATTACAAAGTTTAGCGGTTCTGCTAGAGTTGGCTGGCGCTACAACAAGTCGGGCACACCGACAACGAACGCGAGAGTTGATAATATCTTAGTATCGCCTCTGTAG
- a CDS encoding right-handed parallel beta-helix repeat-containing protein has translation MAQASENIAKQYSTALAISKIWGNLIVNVKDYGAKGDGKKDDTAAFQAAVDFAYGAGGGTVVAPPGTYMIDAVTSVYLKSNVTLQIDSSATLKALGNSSTVYGVLRATTASNIRIIGGNIVGERNEHTGSTGEQGHGIYMKGVDNLLIEGVKVTNCWGDGIYLGGDLLTPNKPTSEARVINCICDNNRRQGMSITHAKNVTVEGCIFSNTNGTAPESGLDIETNTAESCTGIIVSGNIFTGNRGNGVELSGDVAGDIKAIISNNYCANNLKNGISSTLTSRITISGNTCESNTAAGIRVANSTDNVVSGNVCEQNQNGVLVTASQRAAVTGNVAAFNTSYGIQVNVADNTSINSNNIHDNGQTGIQLITATDCIVSANDVYANSTTTDTTFFNIELKTGSSNNAVLGNVVRAGTAANNPRRGIYISSADCNANLVSNNDCLSGGDTTGITNSGTNTLFGAGNRNKDGTFSTTPN, from the coding sequence ATGGCACAAGCTTCGGAAAACATCGCAAAACAGTACTCAACTGCCCTTGCGATTAGTAAGATTTGGGGCAACCTCATTGTAAACGTAAAGGATTACGGGGCGAAGGGTGACGGCAAGAAAGATGATACAGCGGCATTTCAAGCTGCTGTAGACTTCGCTTATGGCGCAGGCGGGGGAACTGTTGTCGCACCTCCTGGAACATACATGATCGACGCTGTAACATCTGTTTATTTGAAAAGCAACGTAACCTTGCAAATAGATAGCAGCGCAACACTGAAAGCCCTTGGGAATAGTTCGACTGTGTACGGCGTGCTCAGAGCTACAACCGCTTCAAACATCCGTATTATCGGCGGGAACATTGTAGGCGAACGCAACGAGCACACCGGCTCAACAGGTGAGCAAGGCCACGGTATCTATATGAAGGGCGTGGATAACCTTCTTATTGAAGGCGTAAAAGTGACGAATTGCTGGGGTGATGGAATATACCTCGGCGGCGACTTGTTAACGCCGAACAAACCAACAAGCGAAGCGCGGGTTATAAACTGCATTTGCGATAACAACCGCAGACAGGGTATGAGCATCACACATGCTAAAAATGTCACGGTTGAAGGGTGCATATTTTCAAACACGAACGGAACAGCGCCGGAATCGGGACTCGATATCGAAACCAATACCGCTGAATCTTGCACCGGCATTATCGTTAGTGGGAACATCTTCACTGGAAATAGAGGAAACGGCGTTGAGTTAAGCGGGGATGTTGCTGGCGACATTAAAGCCATCATTTCTAATAATTACTGCGCCAACAACTTGAAGAACGGGATCTCTTCCACCCTGACGTCGCGAATCACTATTAGTGGAAATACATGCGAATCGAACACAGCGGCAGGTATCCGCGTAGCAAACAGCACGGATAACGTTGTGAGTGGCAACGTATGCGAACAGAATCAAAACGGCGTCTTAGTGACGGCTTCGCAACGTGCGGCTGTAACCGGGAATGTTGCTGCATTTAATACGAGTTACGGCATACAGGTGAATGTGGCAGATAACACATCTATAAACAGCAACAACATCCACGACAACGGCCAAACCGGGATACAGCTTATTACGGCCACGGATTGCATTGTATCAGCGAATGACGTTTACGCGAACAGCACGACTACAGACACCACCTTTTTCAATATCGAACTGAAAACGGGATCAAGCAATAACGCCGTGTTGGGTAATGTGGTCAGGGCGGGTACGGCTGCGAATAATCCACGGCGGGGGATTTATATCTCTTCTGCGGATTGCAACGCCAATCTCGTATCTAATAACGACTGTTTAAGCGGCGGTGATACAACAGGTATCACAAACTCAGGAACAAATACGCTGTTCGGTGCAGGCAACCGCAATAAAGACGGCACGTTCAGCACTACGCCGAACTAG
- a CDS encoding glycosyl hydrolase family 28-related protein — protein MTQASQDIAKQYSQAIMVNKIWGGIVVNVKAFGAEGDGETDDTAAIQKAIDYASENGGTVVFPSGTYAVGSITIPANIMLQFQAGAKLSIATGQTVTINGGIDAGLQQIFSGLGTVAGSMQVDRVYPQWWGAKGDGVTDDTAAIQAAINAASTALNATAIDYGAALSVIGTGKTYSVSATLTLPRNITLDNFNFVPTSAVTTLISLGDGVTRQDKAGLSNIWIDARVANAALIGVRGRFTAYNNFTNLKFSGIKLSTQIGFLFEGLEHTVFTSIHVYGAGTGLSLQNGPAHVNDVTFNAGYIADCGVTAVDLGDFVDSAVFNQPYFEACAEGIRTFSSTAVFINPIFDTMASVNWVNYTYSGGSKLVFVTSQYAPSDFRFNDVNRASNTQIIGYNQVGALKHSMPANRKNVFVTYGYDPDLVENRIQIYPNDFTGSTDGFTTNHGMTIVYRSTNFGAVRFCTQDGVERVKVFNDGRIQLNQGGYILSGSGSPEGNKTAPVGSLYMRTDGGAGNSFYVKESGTGATGWVNK, from the coding sequence ATGACACAAGCTTCACAAGACATTGCAAAACAGTATTCGCAGGCGATTATGGTCAATAAGATTTGGGGCGGCATCGTCGTGAACGTGAAAGCGTTCGGGGCGGAAGGCGATGGGGAAACGGATGATACTGCGGCGATACAGAAGGCGATTGACTATGCCAGTGAGAACGGCGGCACGGTGGTATTCCCATCCGGCACGTATGCGGTAGGCAGTATCACAATCCCGGCCAACATCATGCTGCAATTCCAGGCAGGCGCAAAGCTTTCGATTGCTACGGGCCAAACGGTCACGATCAACGGCGGCATTGACGCAGGCTTGCAACAGATTTTCAGCGGGTTAGGAACGGTTGCGGGATCGATGCAAGTTGACCGCGTATATCCACAATGGTGGGGTGCGAAGGGTGACGGGGTGACGGATGATACGGCGGCCATCCAAGCGGCCATTAATGCGGCATCGACAGCGTTGAACGCTACAGCAATAGATTATGGAGCTGCGCTAAGTGTAATAGGTACGGGGAAAACGTATTCTGTTTCCGCAACTCTCACACTACCAAGGAACATAACACTTGATAACTTTAACTTTGTTCCAACGTCCGCAGTTACAACACTGATTTCACTTGGTGATGGCGTAACACGGCAGGATAAAGCGGGATTGAGCAACATTTGGATTGATGCGCGAGTTGCTAACGCGGCATTGATCGGCGTACGCGGAAGGTTTACGGCCTATAACAACTTCACTAACTTGAAATTCAGCGGCATTAAACTAAGTACACAGATTGGGTTCTTGTTCGAAGGTCTTGAACATACCGTGTTTACTTCCATCCATGTTTACGGAGCAGGCACAGGTCTTTCATTGCAGAACGGCCCTGCTCATGTGAACGATGTCACGTTTAACGCGGGATATATCGCTGACTGCGGGGTAACTGCTGTTGATTTGGGTGATTTCGTGGATAGTGCGGTATTTAACCAACCTTACTTCGAAGCTTGCGCGGAAGGCATACGGACATTTTCGAGTACAGCGGTATTTATCAACCCCATCTTTGATACAATGGCATCCGTGAATTGGGTGAACTACACGTATTCCGGCGGCAGTAAGCTGGTTTTTGTCACTTCCCAATACGCGCCTTCCGATTTCCGCTTTAATGACGTCAACCGCGCGTCAAATACGCAGATAATCGGATACAACCAAGTGGGGGCACTCAAACACTCCATGCCCGCGAATCGCAAAAATGTATTTGTGACGTATGGGTATGACCCGGACTTAGTGGAAAACCGGATTCAAATATACCCAAACGACTTTACGGGATCAACGGATGGATTTACAACGAATCACGGTATGACAATCGTATACCGGAGCACGAACTTTGGCGCTGTTCGTTTTTGCACACAAGATGGGGTGGAGCGCGTTAAAGTATTCAATGATGGACGCATTCAGCTCAATCAAGGCGGTTACATCTTATCGGGTTCAGGTTCGCCGGAAGGAAACAAAACAGCGCCTGTAGGATCGCTTTACATGCGGACGGATGGAGGCGCGGGAAATTCCTTCTACGTCAAAGAAAGCGGCACAGGGGCGACGGGATGGGTGAACAAGTAA
- a CDS encoding LPD38 domain-containing protein gives MAGLLGGDEKKAAPKKGGLFAQFDEQEKEIKKKVQTNRFEMNEKRLNDQTPKVAPKPTVVKKAEVKSKFTHPADIDAPAPKAPVITNTKAAANKAFEPKGTIKGQVTLPKTSFPSSPKGMNERLGDQLREVPVLGSIYKGLDKLQKFTEPAANVAQEYYTPGAGLTALGAAERGAMNLVSRVAPKLPSLVNRGLAEGAVGAYAGAGQSLAANPEEGLTGAAKGAGVGGLGGAALPFVGKGVKMAADRTGLSSALSKLFARNGMTDDVAAKEVENILALPMGRKDAANLRRTPQGGVDGPIVNPYTFALPEPKAPQPVATSARIRQRANPYRDKYNQLIGLAHETKFTPGKELEELESLWSQIADREDPNLDELIKLAHPTRFSKVEPGLAGKARQYQQARDVAGAPLPIKRTDPIPQGVIADAAPITQKVGRRPGDTPLQTETPKRIPQQAPKPITEPKATAPKEEVLQSSPAPRTRDRVYNFLDEQEKAARKRLASRRNIGFTPNGGNDFVDWTIIGAAKMGKGTIKAADWTEAMVKEFGEDFRKHAPKVYRAAQEELEKQKRRASKEGQAADEFNNSGKGDADTFAAKINYKPTKKQTSFSQKLERIRSQSIDDLAHFEGLEKRVNQEYGGNKKLASAEKSLYKTARLTKGIPERANMIVQTRLNPLVSAVEKAGFTSDDLGMYALAKHAQDVNTAGYKSGFTNKEIEEILAKYESPVMEEARQGLVKITRDMMQERVDAGVDSKELQEVLQERWKNYIPLFRALDDDAESLGGGVGMADKLANITSPVKKLVGSEQDVIDPLENLVKNIFQSVNATERNKVGLQLAELAKKDKESKFIRKLGNKNYVTYQVDGKKVSKEIRQDEYNLLEDMTREERNAFVRNLTGDDAATFSSKSSHAEEVGRKNVVNVKIDGENAKYEVEPDVYKTFLNLDKESSNMIVNILAAPASLLRAGATLTPEFSLRNPMRDVLQAFVTSKSGFNPFTDFFVGLGSTIKKGELYKDWVDNLGAYGNVMSMDRKVHREALNTVLKQPPNKKFVNVITGKSLIRMLRYISDTTESATKVGEYRAALRKGETKQEAAYRARDLMDFARAGSGIRQANKMVAFLNANIQGKSKLIRAIKEDAPGVIMRSLASVTVPTVGIYIWNHTNATETQRKTLEESPDWLKDSFWLIAVPGTEMIARIPKPFDLAPIFANLPERILKSIKEDDPKAFDGYARSLVSSFAIPTQISGLLPIVEGMANYSFFRESSIIPQREEGVEFKDQYDPIRTTQTAKILAAGANKITGGKGPFKNFSSPRIMDNTIQGVAAGLGQYTTSAVDSLLQGKVFGYKAFPAIIDRPESPQKRLEQRPLIKSFLVDPLTNSRSLDKFYDEREKLTKASGSAKLNDKKFEDSSRLKSLNKTSTRISKIGKEIREIEASRLLSPHEKRIKIEPLLQERNTLAKQSIQKG, from the coding sequence ATGGCTGGATTGTTAGGCGGTGATGAAAAGAAGGCTGCTCCTAAAAAGGGCGGCCTTTTTGCTCAGTTTGACGAGCAAGAAAAGGAAATCAAGAAGAAGGTTCAGACGAACCGATTTGAAATGAATGAAAAACGATTGAATGACCAAACTCCTAAAGTGGCCCCTAAGCCAACTGTTGTGAAAAAGGCAGAGGTTAAAAGCAAGTTTACGCATCCGGCCGATATTGACGCGCCTGCACCTAAAGCGCCTGTTATCACTAACACTAAAGCGGCCGCTAACAAAGCCTTTGAACCGAAAGGGACTATCAAAGGACAAGTGACACTGCCGAAGACTTCCTTTCCATCAAGCCCGAAGGGCATGAATGAGCGACTAGGCGATCAACTGCGCGAGGTTCCGGTTCTAGGTTCTATCTATAAAGGGCTTGATAAGCTGCAGAAATTCACGGAACCAGCCGCAAATGTTGCACAAGAGTATTACACGCCGGGCGCAGGATTGACTGCACTGGGGGCAGCGGAGCGCGGTGCCATGAATCTCGTTTCCCGCGTAGCGCCTAAGCTTCCTAGTTTGGTTAATCGCGGCTTAGCAGAGGGCGCAGTAGGCGCATATGCAGGGGCAGGGCAATCTCTTGCAGCTAACCCGGAAGAAGGCCTTACGGGTGCGGCAAAGGGTGCTGGCGTTGGTGGTTTGGGTGGCGCTGCATTACCTTTTGTCGGCAAGGGTGTAAAAATGGCGGCTGATAGAACCGGATTATCGAGCGCACTAAGCAAACTATTCGCACGTAACGGAATGACTGATGATGTGGCGGCAAAAGAAGTCGAAAACATCCTAGCCCTGCCAATGGGCAGAAAAGATGCGGCAAATCTACGCAGAACGCCACAGGGCGGCGTAGACGGTCCAATCGTCAACCCTTATACATTTGCCCTGCCGGAACCTAAAGCGCCTCAGCCGGTCGCTACAAGCGCTAGAATTAGGCAACGTGCGAACCCTTACCGCGATAAGTACAACCAACTTATCGGACTTGCGCATGAAACGAAGTTCACACCGGGCAAAGAGCTTGAAGAATTAGAGTCCCTGTGGTCGCAGATTGCGGATAGGGAAGACCCGAACTTAGACGAGTTGATAAAACTTGCGCATCCAACTCGCTTTAGCAAGGTTGAACCAGGATTAGCAGGAAAAGCGCGTCAGTATCAGCAAGCGCGGGACGTTGCAGGGGCGCCATTACCGATCAAGAGAACTGACCCAATCCCGCAAGGTGTTATTGCCGATGCCGCTCCAATTACGCAGAAGGTTGGACGCAGGCCCGGAGATACACCGCTGCAGACAGAGACACCGAAACGAATCCCGCAGCAGGCACCTAAACCGATTACCGAGCCTAAAGCGACAGCGCCGAAAGAAGAAGTGCTGCAAAGTTCCCCGGCACCTCGTACCCGTGACCGTGTTTACAACTTCCTAGATGAGCAAGAAAAGGCAGCACGGAAGCGGTTAGCGTCTCGAAGAAATATCGGTTTCACGCCAAACGGCGGCAATGACTTTGTTGATTGGACCATTATCGGCGCTGCCAAAATGGGTAAAGGAACGATCAAAGCCGCAGATTGGACAGAAGCAATGGTCAAGGAGTTCGGGGAAGATTTCCGCAAACACGCGCCGAAAGTGTATAGGGCTGCGCAAGAAGAACTAGAGAAGCAGAAACGCCGGGCCAGCAAAGAAGGCCAAGCGGCGGATGAGTTCAATAATTCCGGTAAAGGTGACGCTGATACATTTGCGGCGAAAATCAATTACAAACCTACAAAAAAACAGACTTCATTCAGCCAAAAGCTGGAGCGCATTCGATCTCAGTCTATCGATGACTTGGCACACTTTGAGGGATTGGAAAAACGGGTAAACCAGGAGTATGGCGGCAATAAGAAGTTAGCTAGCGCAGAAAAGAGTCTGTATAAAACTGCTCGGTTAACTAAGGGGATTCCAGAACGCGCAAACATGATCGTGCAAACGCGTCTCAATCCACTTGTTTCCGCAGTTGAAAAAGCCGGGTTTACTTCTGATGACTTAGGAATGTACGCACTCGCCAAACATGCGCAAGATGTGAACACCGCTGGATACAAATCAGGTTTCACGAACAAAGAGATTGAAGAAATTTTAGCAAAATATGAAAGCCCAGTAATGGAGGAAGCTCGTCAAGGGCTCGTGAAAATTACTCGGGATATGATGCAGGAACGTGTTGACGCTGGAGTAGACAGTAAGGAATTGCAAGAAGTGCTACAGGAACGGTGGAAGAACTACATCCCATTGTTTCGCGCTTTAGACGACGACGCGGAATCACTCGGCGGCGGTGTAGGCATGGCAGATAAATTAGCCAACATCACTAGCCCAGTAAAGAAATTAGTTGGTTCAGAGCAGGATGTTATTGACCCATTGGAGAACCTAGTTAAAAACATCTTTCAGTCAGTTAATGCTACTGAACGAAACAAAGTAGGGCTGCAACTAGCCGAACTTGCGAAGAAGGACAAAGAATCGAAGTTCATCCGCAAGCTTGGCAACAAAAATTACGTCACGTACCAGGTGGATGGCAAAAAAGTCTCGAAAGAAATCCGGCAGGATGAGTATAACCTGCTAGAGGATATGACTAGAGAAGAGCGCAATGCCTTCGTTCGCAACCTGACCGGAGATGACGCAGCAACATTTTCGTCTAAGTCTTCCCACGCGGAGGAAGTTGGCCGTAAAAATGTTGTAAACGTGAAGATTGACGGCGAGAATGCGAAGTACGAGGTTGAACCGGATGTCTACAAAACATTCTTAAACCTTGATAAAGAATCATCGAACATGATCGTCAACATCCTAGCAGCACCAGCTTCTTTACTACGAGCGGGCGCGACATTGACACCTGAGTTCAGTTTGCGCAACCCGATGCGGGACGTTCTACAAGCGTTCGTAACGAGTAAGTCGGGGTTCAACCCGTTTACAGACTTCTTTGTCGGTTTAGGCTCGACGATTAAAAAGGGTGAACTGTACAAAGATTGGGTTGATAACCTGGGCGCATACGGCAATGTTATGTCGATGGATCGCAAAGTTCATCGGGAAGCATTAAACACCGTGTTGAAGCAACCTCCTAACAAGAAATTTGTTAACGTCATTACAGGTAAATCTCTGATTAGAATGCTGCGATACATTTCCGACACAACGGAATCTGCAACAAAAGTCGGGGAGTACCGCGCAGCCCTTAGAAAAGGGGAAACAAAACAAGAAGCAGCATACCGGGCGCGGGATCTCATGGACTTCGCTCGGGCTGGTTCGGGTATTCGGCAGGCTAATAAAATGGTGGCCTTCTTAAATGCTAATATCCAAGGCAAGTCGAAACTGATTCGAGCGATTAAGGAAGATGCGCCTGGTGTTATTATGCGGTCGCTTGCATCTGTAACGGTCCCAACGGTAGGAATCTACATTTGGAATCACACAAACGCAACGGAAACGCAAAGAAAGACGTTAGAAGAATCGCCAGATTGGCTCAAGGATTCGTTTTGGCTTATCGCTGTGCCTGGTACGGAAATGATTGCCCGTATACCAAAGCCGTTTGACCTTGCACCGATATTCGCAAACTTGCCGGAACGCATCTTAAAGAGCATCAAAGAGGATGACCCGAAAGCGTTTGACGGTTACGCTCGGAGTTTGGTTTCGTCTTTCGCAATCCCGACACAGATTAGCGGCCTGTTGCCAATCGTTGAAGGGATGGCTAACTATTCGTTCTTCCGCGAAAGCAGCATTATTCCGCAACGTGAAGAAGGGGTAGAGTTCAAAGACCAATACGACCCAATCCGCACGACTCAAACGGCTAAAATCCTTGCTGCCGGGGCTAACAAAATTACAGGCGGTAAAGGACCATTCAAGAACTTTAGTTCCCCTCGGATTATGGACAACACGATTCAAGGGGTAGCGGCTGGACTAGGACAATACACCACGTCCGCAGTCGACTCGTTGCTTCAAGGAAAAGTATTCGGTTATAAAGCATTCCCGGCCATCATTGACCGGCCGGAGTCGCCGCAGAAACGGTTAGAGCAAAGACCGCTGATTAAATCGTTCCTAGTTGACCCGCTGACAAACTCTCGTAGTCTTGATAAATTCTACGACGAGCGCGAAAAGTTAACGAAAGCTAGTGGTTCGGCCAAACTGAATGATAAAAAGTTCGAGGATTCTTCCCGATTAAAGTCATTAAATAAAACTTCAACGCGTATAAGCAAAATAGGGAAGGAAATCCGGGAAATTGAAGCAAGCAGACTGCTATCGCCACATGAAAAGCGCATCAAAATTGAACCTTTGCTGCAGGAGCGGAATACGCTAGCAAAGCAATCCATACAAAAGGGATGA